A genomic segment from Hippoglossus stenolepis isolate QCI-W04-F060 chromosome 3, HSTE1.2, whole genome shotgun sequence encodes:
- the tfeb gene encoding transcription factor EB isoform X2 — MASRIGLRMQLMRDQLQQEEQREREQRQQNAVMQPYMQQRMAGPPAPTPAISTPQHYQSMQVPVEVLKVQTHLENPTDYHIRQSQRQQLKEYLSTTNATKQTVHAAAGLIPPTSPSKMGPIGGSASAPPPLQSPHMRTEQLLSGNSAPNSPMAMLNISSSHENEMDEVIDDIISMQSSYDDIQAYIDPVQMPNTLPLSSSHLDVYTGPGMKGPAIAMTSNSCPANLTVKRELTEARAMAKERQKKDNHNLIERRRRFNINDRIKELGTMIPKTNDLDVRWNKGTILRASVEYIKRMQKDMHRSREVENNFKRMEMANKQLLLRIQELEMQAHVHGLPNTSPSGLNLSDLMSPYIKQELSPEDKLSHPQIQAHHQPQHLPRNQAQPQQHQHHFLPQNHLQLQGQAQPQQRQLQQLPQHLQQQAPIQYPAVGSSQPFDYAQSLDLCDGIPGFSDGISGLGDLSGLDVQGRRTDLGFLMMDEPLSPMGGDPLLSAMSPEASIDSSRRSSFSIEDGDIL; from the exons ATGGCCTCACGCATCGGGCTGCGTATGCAG CTGATGCGAGACCAGCTGCAGCAAGAGGAGCAGCGCGAGCgggagcagcggcagcagaaTGCAGTCATGCAGCCTTACATGCAGCAACGCATGGCCGGGCCGCCTGCACCCACCCCGGCCATCAGCACCCCACAGCATTACCAAAGCATGCAGGTCCCTGTGGAGGTTCTCAAG GTACAGACTCACCTCGAGAACCCCACAGACTACCACATCCGACAGTCACAGAGGCAACAGCTGAAAGAATATCTGTCTACAACCAATGCCACCAAACAG acGGTCCACGCAGCCGCAGGCCTGATTCCACCCACTTCTCCCTCAAAAATGGGACCCATAGGGGGGTCCGCGTCTGCCCCACCGCCCCTCCAGTCCCCACACATGCGCACCGAGCAGCTCCTGTCTGGCAACAGTGCACCCAACAGCCCCATGGCCATGCTCAACATCAGCTCCAGCCACGAGAATGAG atggATGAGGTaattgatgacatcatcagcatgCAGTCCAGTTACGATGATATTCAGGCATACATTGACCCTGTCCAGATGCCCAACACA CTCCCTCTGTCTAGCAGTCACCTGGATGTGTACACGGGTCCTGGGATGAAGGGGCCAGCCATTGCCATGACCAGTAACTCCTGTCCCGCCAACCTGACCGTCAAACGAGAACTGACAG AAGCCCGAGCAATGGccaaggagagacagaaaaaagacaacCACAATCTGA ttgaaaggaggaggagattcaACATCAATGATCGTATCAAAGAGCTGGGCACCATGATCCCCAAAACCAATGACCT TGATGTGCGCTGGAACAAAGGCACTATATTGCGGGCATCTGTCGAGTACATCAAACGCATGCAGAAGGACATGCAtaggagcagagaggtggaaaACAACTTCAAAAGGATGGAAATGGCCAACAAACAGCTCTTGCTACGCatccag GAGTTGGAGATGCAGGCTCATGTGCATGGCCTGCCCAACACCTCTCCCTCTGGCCTGAACCTGTCTGACCTGATGTCTCCCTATATCAAACAAGAGTTGAGCCCAGAGGATAAGCTTTCTCACCCTCAAATACAAGCCCACCACCAGCCCCAGCACCTTCCCCGGAACCAGGCTCAGCCCCAGCAACACCAGCACCACTTCCTCCCGCAAAACCACCTTCAACTTCAGGGCCAGGCTCAGCCACAGCaaaggcagctgcagcagctcccccAGCACCTCCAGCAGCAAGCGCCCATCCAGTACCCAGCTGTAGGCAGCTCCCAGCCCTTTGACTATGCCCAGTCGCTGGACTTGTGCGATGGCATACCTGGCTTCTCAGACGGCATATCGGGGCTGGGCGACCTGAGCGGACTGGACGTCCAAGGGAGGAGAACCGACCTGGGCTTCCTGATGATGGACGAGCCCCTGTCCCCAATGGGTGGAGACCCGCTGCTCTCCGCGATGTCCCCCGAGGCCTCGATCGACTCCAGCCGCAGATCCAGCTTCAGCATAGAGGATGGAGACATACTGtag
- the tfeb gene encoding transcription factor EB isoform X1, with the protein MASRIGLRMQLMRDQLQQEEQREREQRQQNAVMQPYMQQRMAGPPAPTPAISTPQHYQSMQVPVEVLKVQTHLENPTDYHIRQSQRQQLKEYLSTTNATKQTVHAAAGLIPPTSPSKMGPIGGSASAPPPLQSPHMRTEQLLSGNSAPNSPMAMLNISSSHENEMDEVIDDIISMQSSYDDIQAYIDPVQMPNTLPLSSSHLDVYTGPGMKGPAIAMTSNSCPANLTVKRELTEARAMAKERQKKDNHNLIERRRRFNINDRIKELGTMIPKTNDLVHSDVRWNKGTILRASVEYIKRMQKDMHRSREVENNFKRMEMANKQLLLRIQELEMQAHVHGLPNTSPSGLNLSDLMSPYIKQELSPEDKLSHPQIQAHHQPQHLPRNQAQPQQHQHHFLPQNHLQLQGQAQPQQRQLQQLPQHLQQQAPIQYPAVGSSQPFDYAQSLDLCDGIPGFSDGISGLGDLSGLDVQGRRTDLGFLMMDEPLSPMGGDPLLSAMSPEASIDSSRRSSFSIEDGDIL; encoded by the exons ATGGCCTCACGCATCGGGCTGCGTATGCAG CTGATGCGAGACCAGCTGCAGCAAGAGGAGCAGCGCGAGCgggagcagcggcagcagaaTGCAGTCATGCAGCCTTACATGCAGCAACGCATGGCCGGGCCGCCTGCACCCACCCCGGCCATCAGCACCCCACAGCATTACCAAAGCATGCAGGTCCCTGTGGAGGTTCTCAAG GTACAGACTCACCTCGAGAACCCCACAGACTACCACATCCGACAGTCACAGAGGCAACAGCTGAAAGAATATCTGTCTACAACCAATGCCACCAAACAG acGGTCCACGCAGCCGCAGGCCTGATTCCACCCACTTCTCCCTCAAAAATGGGACCCATAGGGGGGTCCGCGTCTGCCCCACCGCCCCTCCAGTCCCCACACATGCGCACCGAGCAGCTCCTGTCTGGCAACAGTGCACCCAACAGCCCCATGGCCATGCTCAACATCAGCTCCAGCCACGAGAATGAG atggATGAGGTaattgatgacatcatcagcatgCAGTCCAGTTACGATGATATTCAGGCATACATTGACCCTGTCCAGATGCCCAACACA CTCCCTCTGTCTAGCAGTCACCTGGATGTGTACACGGGTCCTGGGATGAAGGGGCCAGCCATTGCCATGACCAGTAACTCCTGTCCCGCCAACCTGACCGTCAAACGAGAACTGACAG AAGCCCGAGCAATGGccaaggagagacagaaaaaagacaacCACAATCTGA ttgaaaggaggaggagattcaACATCAATGATCGTATCAAAGAGCTGGGCACCATGATCCCCAAAACCAATGACCT tgtgcaTAGTGATGTGCGCTGGAACAAAGGCACTATATTGCGGGCATCTGTCGAGTACATCAAACGCATGCAGAAGGACATGCAtaggagcagagaggtggaaaACAACTTCAAAAGGATGGAAATGGCCAACAAACAGCTCTTGCTACGCatccag GAGTTGGAGATGCAGGCTCATGTGCATGGCCTGCCCAACACCTCTCCCTCTGGCCTGAACCTGTCTGACCTGATGTCTCCCTATATCAAACAAGAGTTGAGCCCAGAGGATAAGCTTTCTCACCCTCAAATACAAGCCCACCACCAGCCCCAGCACCTTCCCCGGAACCAGGCTCAGCCCCAGCAACACCAGCACCACTTCCTCCCGCAAAACCACCTTCAACTTCAGGGCCAGGCTCAGCCACAGCaaaggcagctgcagcagctcccccAGCACCTCCAGCAGCAAGCGCCCATCCAGTACCCAGCTGTAGGCAGCTCCCAGCCCTTTGACTATGCCCAGTCGCTGGACTTGTGCGATGGCATACCTGGCTTCTCAGACGGCATATCGGGGCTGGGCGACCTGAGCGGACTGGACGTCCAAGGGAGGAGAACCGACCTGGGCTTCCTGATGATGGACGAGCCCCTGTCCCCAATGGGTGGAGACCCGCTGCTCTCCGCGATGTCCCCCGAGGCCTCGATCGACTCCAGCCGCAGATCCAGCTTCAGCATAGAGGATGGAGACATACTGtag